The window CGGGAAAAGATTcttaccatgggaacgggcctcccaacggCCTTTTGAAAGTTTGCGCCATGAGTGCTCGGAGTAGGGCATCTATGATacaatgccctcgacccactccttgagccgagggATAGCATTCGGAACTTGAGCAAGGGCTACAAATAACAAGCACcaataagaaaagggaagataaGGCATAAAATCAACGGTTAAAGGGAATACTTACGTGATGCGTTTCACCTTTCGGGGAACGGCCTCTACTCGGCAAGTACCAGGTCGGCAGTCCTCACCCGAACAAAACGTCCTTGCCAACCCCGATCCGGTCGTCGTCGATTCTCTAGAGCAGGGCTTTGCTGGCACGGCGTACTATCTTTATCAGTCCCCCTCGGAAGATTCGGAGACTGGATAAGCGGAgtagatgatcgatggtgaaTGAACACCCATCGATTTTATTTACAAAAACTTAGAGGAGGATTATGATCCTCCACAATGATGGATGAATCTGGCCAAGGCATACGATATACCTCCTACAGAAGTCTACGATGATCGGGTCTACCGGGCtcaatgtaaagggataagtgtaaacacttagatatcCCTCGACATGGGTGGTAATGGCCTCTTCGGAGTAGGTGACCACTATGTCTCTGTCGGCCCAGTTGTAGTCTTTCTGGACAGTGGGGAGGACCTCTTCGGTATTGAGCAGATGTATCTCAAGGCATCCTCATGCTAACCCTGTATAGAAGAAGGTTTCTCAACCTTAAAGTCGTCGGTGACCGAATAACCACCGGGAATGAACATCTTCAAGGGGGCTCTTCCGCCGGTTCATCAACAACCATATCGAGGACGGTCTCCTCGACCTCAGTGCTCGGTCGCAAGGAAGAAAGAGCATCCTTCTAAGGAacaaattttgagatttttgccATTGTTATGGAAGAAAAAGCTTGAAAAAGATGGAGAAAGGTTGAAAGTTAAAAGATCAGACTTGTTGGCTTGGGTAGGTGATGAGTAAATATTTTTGCGAAGTATTGAAGAACCTTGAGTAACGGAGGGAAAAAACGCTAGAGTATTGAAATCCCGAAGGTATGAAGGTAGAAGATTTGGTGTAAAGTGAACAGAGGAAGGGGTATTTATAGGAGTTCAACAACGTTTTGTGTCCAGGGACAGCCGACCGGCAGATGACATGCATTTAATTCCATTATGACatgactgacgagacgtttcaGGTGTTTTATCGTTTCTGCCTCGATGTGTCGAAGTAAGAATCGggagctcatgtcgtttctcgtcatttactctccgagaaacgaggggactatctgtatacggataAGACCGGGCTCATGGTAGACCCCGGTCTCCGACAAAACAAGCCAAGCTCGACATGATGACAGGGGACCGAAATCGAGGCAAAAGTCTCATCGAGTTAGAATTCGGGAGCATGACACCCCCCCTCGAGAATATCAGGGTCATGGTTCGGAATTGGTCCTAACCTTGAACGACTTCAAAGAACATTGTCGGTCAATCAAGCTCGACCAACGGAAGGCCGTAATATCCGCGACCGGTCGGATATCACTGCGGGGATCTCGGTAGGTATAGATAAAGAACCGACAATCAGTTAATCAGAGGATTGTTTTACCTTTTATAGTGTTGTACCTagagtaggattcccctactatataaatggggtaTGATAATTCATGAGAtccattgtaacacgcattccaaagcaatatattattattttctttgttattagctctttttcttgttcatcagtgctGGCCATAGCGAGCCCGGATCGAGGGTGAATATTTCATTAAGGCTGGAACTATCCTCATCATGTGATTTGAGTCCATCTTATCTTTGTTTATTCAATTTCAcctaatttatcgctttgtattaAATTAAttcgcgtatccttaaaaccacttataaatttaattgttatctgattttgagggtaaacaaactTGTTTGTGCAGTCTTATTGAATCAAGATAAGAACTAATACGGTGACTTCAATGATTTCTAATAAAATTGTAATATCGGGACATAAAATTGCatattaaattaaaattatttaatacaaTAACATCTAAACTAAAACTATTTCAAtgcaaaataattaaatatttatttgtaAAATTCTACTTTCAGtcatacaaaataattaatccaATTCGATTAAGCacccaaaaaaattattttgatacCATATCTAATCATACAAAATCATACAAGCATAAATCAATGTTATAAAAGTACGTAATCTCTATACGAAATATTGATTGAATTTTTTACCTTGAAAagtaaatttgatattgaataaaaatataatataaatattactaatatttaggactttaaaaataattaacattttacttactacattatttcttatttgaattatttaaGAAGTCCaaatatttaagactttaaaatgaataatatataaaaaatgtcTAACTTAATATGTATGCACACACTCAATGAATTCTATAGCTTTTCATGGTAACTTGTTCGTCCTAtttaattttcatgttttagtaATGATTTCTTTGTCGATGCACGTTTCAACAAAGTtatgaatttataattttttttatttttttcaacagCTAAAATCTTAGTAAATGAATAATATTAAAACCTTTGAAGGGAGATAAATTGAGAAAACATAAGactaaaaattttaatttatgttatttgaCGAATCTTTAAAGAATCATAATAAAAATCTATACCTTATTATGTCTTTTCGAATGAACTTGAGAATATAATTTGaagaaaatttcagaaaaatcTAAATTCATTAAGGCCTATGTGTTTTTTAAGAAACTAAAAAAGAAGCACAAGAACTTGTGAAATTAAACTGATAAAATTATAAATGAGACATCATTTAAGGTGAATGACATAAGACTTTTATGAACAAAATTTTTCCTTTATTGAGTTTATGATCAATGTTCATCAATTTTATAAGCTTacactttattttataacaaatacaattttaaaaaaatataagtaattatttttaaaaaaaaattacttattgaGACGGAAAACACGCGCAATGCGCGTACACTAAAATTAGTAAAGATAAAAGAGTCAAAAAAAACCTTCTAGTTAATGTTTCTTAAGAGTCGCGTAGAAGAGAAATACAGCAGATAAATTGAGATAGAGAGAGTAATAAATTTTATGGAACTTGATGAAAGCGATGGTGGCGCCGGAATTTCACTTTCGATGTTTAACTTCTTAAGGGCATGTTTATAGTAAGTGGGcttttggacataagaattgtaaattccgaaaaaaggtgaaaaataatttttaaataaaaatagtatttaaaaattagaattgtgtttggacatgaatataattttagaTTGTTATTGAATTTTTGTAAGTGGTCAGAGTGAATTTTGAAAAAcgattttttggagtttttaaaattttcgaaaacttccaaaattcatctttaagcgaaaattgaaaatttctgattttgaaaagaaatgataaattttcgaaaataaaataaaataaaaaatcatggcCAAACGGGTTCTAAATCTAGATGAATAAATGCCTGCATGCAAATTAATTTGTAAGCAATATTTATCTTGATCTTTGGTTACCCACTCCCTGTAGTGACATTCTTGAAAGTGTTATTTGCATTCTCTGaatctaaaaagaaaaagacGACGGGTTTGGGTTTCGGCAGTTTAAAGGATTCCTTATTGCGTTAGATATGAGCATGAACTATCTTGGCAGAAGGATAATGTACAAATTAAGACTCAGAAACCAGTGAATAGAATATATAAATACAACGGCAAAAAGCATAAGAAATTCCAGCCACCAAATGGTCTGGCAGGAATAGATATTCACATTACATGCAATTCCACTCGCACAGAAAATCAGAACTGCAAGCACTTGTGATACAAAACAAGGGACTACAAACAGCAAGATCAAAAGCTTATTTACACAAGCTGCATAAGATACTCGAATCTATGACATGGTGTATTCCAGTGCCTACAGAGTGGAACCATTCTCAAGGAAAATGTAAAGTTTCTCCATGACTCCAGAGCATTTTCAGAAGATAAATATATATCAATTCTGCACGAATTTGATTAGCGACATCATGCATCAGAATCTTGCTTGCTCGCTAAGCACAATTCATACAATTCGTTTAGAATCCATTCTTCCCCCGTATGGCCTCCCAGGACCAAGACCCTTGTTCCTCCAACCACGCATGTGCTATGACCCCAAGCAAACTTTGGAGGTTGCCCAGGTACATTGAGAGTCCTCCATAACGGTTTTTCCTCAGAAGGATCCAGTAAAAATAGTTGAGAAGGAGAGTGCAGTCCGGCAATTGAACCTCCAAAAATGATAATCCGGCCACAAGGCATGGTTACAGCGACGTGATCAAGTCTAGGAGGAGGAATCACAGCATTCTGACTTCCTACTCCTGTGAACGCCCCACACTCAAGTTGCCTCCATTGTGGCCTTTCGTCCTCTAAGTCAATCGTGTATGATTCACCTGATCTTAACCGCAAGTGACCACTCTTGGCAAGTCCACCAAACATTAGAATTTTTGTCTTCCCATAAGCTGAGAGTGAGTGTCCCAATCTTGACGGAGGAGCCCACGTAGTTGGAATTTCTCTCCATGTAGGCTTGTCAATAGTGAGATCCAACAAATATGTATCACTGAGGAGCACCCCTGCATCTGTGCAGCCACCAGAAACAACTAACTTTGAGCCTTCCATTGTGCATGAGCTATGCCAGGATCTAGGAAGGGGCGGAGTTCCACCAGATACTTCTTTCCATGTTGGCTGTTTAGCATCTAAATCAAGAACAAACACATCATTAAGCAGTCCCTGCCTCCCACACCCACCAAATACCACCAACCAGGAACCATTAAGGCACGAGAGAGTATGGCCCCACCGTCCTGGTGGAGATGATTTGACACTAACTCGTCGCCACTCTGGATTAGCAGCATCAAGATTGAGAACAAATGTATCGTCCATTGGCTGCATATTAACACCTTCCCCTCCAAATAACACCAGCCGGTTCCCTGCAGCGCATGCACTGAAATTACAACGTGAAGGCTCTACAGCCCCTCCAACTGTCAGTTTCTTCCAACAAACGGCTTCAAGAGTGGTTAGCTCCCTAGCCAGGCGCCCCCAAGCTAATCTTTTAGTCATGTGTTCCAGCACTCCTGTGACATCTGCTCCCCATGCATTTTGACAAACCATTTTTCTCACATGTTCATTTTTTGTCAATTGACGTATCCTTCTACAAACAGAGCCAATGGATGCAACATCCCTTGGTGTCAACCGAGATAAAATGTTGTGAGCTAGCACTTCATCAGAGAGCTGAAGAATACCACATATTTCACGGTGCTGACATTGCAGTAAATCACCGCTTTTAATAGAGTATTTGCTAGACTTGTCACATTGAGGCTGGCAAGTTTCTTTGAAAACAGGATATGACACAGTATTCAGGTCAATTTTTGCTTCAGAAAATATTTGAATCCCTATAACATGGGTAACTGTGCCATCATCACCATGTATTGGTGCTAGCCTTAGCCTGTTCACCAGAGGTGTACCATCCTTTCTAAAGTTGAGAAGCTCCCCTTGGAATTCAACACCTTCTTCAAGACATCTTCTGATCTCAGAAACAACAACAGGATCCACCAAAGGATGCCGCCTTTGGGCTCGTGGATCTCTAAATTGTAAAAACCGACTGAAGCAAATGAATCAGTGAACGTGTCAAGATTCCTCAAATAGTAAATGATGTTAGCATATAGTAGATGCTTCAATATTAGAAATTTTGAAGTCAATGGTAAATGCAGGAAAAAGCTTGTCTAGTATGCCCACAGGTACATATCCACACAGAAAAATCTCTGTTGAAAAAATGTAACATTAAAAGAAGAAGTAAAGGAAGAATCAGCTATAACATCTCCGTTGAACAATTCTATATTAAAGAATTGATAATGTCAAGGGAAAAGATACAATATATTTGATAATATACAAGCATTAGGTTGTCATTTAATGACTGATCAAAACCTATATTTTGACTATTCTTTATCCTTGTGACACAAAAACTATTCCAAGGAGGAAAATAAATTCTAGTCTACCGGATAATCATCATAGATATAAAGATAAGATATACACCACAGTTGTTTATTTGCTTGTATATTCTGAACAATTTTTGATGGAGTCGTAACTATATTTTGAAGTAAGACTCACGCCATCATTGTTTCTTCGGACAATTAGATCACTTAATTAAATCAAAAGGATATACAAATCACCAGCAAAAGAATCATCCATCCAAACAGTTTCAATTCAAGAAGCCCCACTCTGACACAGGACACTCTTTGTGTCAAATAGTTTTAGAGACACTCTTGTCTCTCAGTTTTTATTCCTTTTAACTACATAATATCATAATATGCAGAGATTTTTAAGCTTTCTTTTCCCTAAATCACAGTGTTACTCCGTTGTTTTCAACTTTAGTTTATCCCTTGTGAGACATGATCTTAAAAGCAGTAGCCATTTGAAATAAGGCACCTGACACACAGAAAACACCATAAAAGCACCTGACGCAACCCAGCAGCGGTCTGAGTTGTTGCAGCAATTTGCAACTTGGGCCAATAAAATTTTCACGAAAAGGTAACATTCTTATTATTGTGCAGTCTGAGCTCTGATTCAATAGGTAACTTCAGTTCTTAGGATTGTTATTCTGATCATAGAAATGAGAACGTTCCATCTCAACTTTCTGGAAGATGCGGCTGTGTTTCATACATCCAGAACTCCTAATGCATTTAGTGGAACAAAAATAAGTCCtgcaattttttttcaaaaagatgAATAGCTAATTTTGCGGCCCAAAAACTTTTCTGCTCAGTTCACACAATAGAGAGAAACAGCTTCAGATCCATTGCACTCACCTTACAATCAGTGTCCTTGCCTTACAATCAATGTGATGGCCATTACCATAGACTTGAAGCGTCTTATTATAATTCAGTATATTTCTTTTCTGAGAATCAGCATGCGTAAAAGGTGAGGCTTAAGCTTTTTGGTCCAGTAGTTCACCTTCTTTATTTTTACAGTGATAGCAGGTAGGCCAAGGTCATTAGCACTTTAAGTCATGTCTGAGCTAGTGCGTGCAATCAAACATAGTTTTTTTTGTATCCCATTAAGTGAACTTATTTCTGCATTAACTAGGGTTGGTTGGATTAAAAGAACGGAAGACAGAAAGGAGAGGGGAATGGAAACGGGCATTAGTTTTTAATTTGGCAAAAAAGAGAATGGAACAGAATCATTTGACCTTGAAGGGGTTTGGTTAAGGTATGTCTTTCAGAACTTCCCAAGACACATTCTTGCTTGGTATATGAAAGACCCTGGTTTCGGAAAGCACTTCTGGAAAAGCTTTGGAACCcaaaacctagaaaaacacagcttCTTCAACACCTCTTTTACGATCCAAACACTATTTTCCTCTTCAAGttcaaaaacttttcaaaaactttcaaatcttttctcaAAACTTAATCCGAAGTACATTACCCAAcaaattatttaaattcttccaaaacctattccaaaaACGCCATATGTCTACTGCTTTTTAGACCCAATATTTTCAGAATACCTAAGTCAATTTTGGCATCTAGAAAACCAGAAGTTTCATTCCCCTGTCTTGCCTACACTTGATGCAAAGAAAGTTACCTTTCTCTCCTACCCTCTTGTTTTCTCTAATATTAATCCAAACTCTAAACTTCCATCTCCTCCCACAGCACCACCAATCTTGATTTATCATCAGCAACGCTCTACAGCAGATTCCTTTTCCTTCTGCGAGCTTGTCTAGTCCTAGCCTCCTCGGTGGCTGTCAAAAATGTATTCACTCCACTTGTAACACTCCTTCCCTTTATACATTTTTTGGTTATCATCATTTATTTTCATCCCATTTGTGCATTTGCGTCTTCCTTGTCCTCTGTCTCTATTCATTAAGTCTACAGGTGAAACCCTCTCTCATCTAGGAGGATGACAGACTATGCTTGAGGAGATGTCAGCTCTACACTTTAATGGTACTTAGAAGCTTGTTCCTTTGCCTCCAAGTAAAATTAGAGTCGGCTTTCCGTAAGTTAATATACCAAGGTCGGTCAAGATGGTCAAACTTAATACTCAAATATTTGGGCTTGATAATGGTGATAATCTATATCTTGTAGCTAAAATTGCATCAATCCGTCATTCTTTGTCCATATCTGTTGTTCATTATTGACCTCCTTATTAGTTGGACACCAAGAATGTTAATGACCTTGAGGATGGAAGTTTATATGAAACAACCATCTTAGAGAGTCTCAAAATCTGTATGCAGGTTATGTATATCCTTATAATCTGAAACAGTCACCTTGACCATGATCTGATAAGTTCAGTATAGGTGTTCAGAAATTAGGAACGACCTGCGGTAAGGTTGTTTCTTTTGTATTCTATCAGCATTCCTGTTTTGAGTTTgtgtatttaattggtgatttacaTTCACGACACAGTTATTACACGTAGTAATTAGAAGGATATATCTAAGTCAAGATGACATCTTAATCATCATTTTCAAACCAAATGTTTGGGCAGATTATGGTATTTCCTAGGCGTTTAGTTACAAAATCCACGTCGAGCCTTGTCTTCACACAGCGGAAGCATAGTCTTAAAGTTCTCAAGGATAAGAATGATGGATTACAGGCCTGTTGATACTCCTACGGATCCTAACATCAAGCTTCTACTAGATCAGGGGAATTCACTTAGTGATCTTGAAAGACGTAGTTTAGCTAGTAAACCAAAAAATATCACAATGATCCGACAtgatttctttttattatttataaggTAACAACAATGATCCGACTTGATATATCCTTTCCTTTGTGCATTATACGTCAAATTTTGAGCTCTCTAGACAGTTGTCCATATCCTTTATTACATTATATATGCTTCTTGACAAGGATTTATCTAAGAGATAGCAATGACATGAGCAGTTCTTCTCtactcaacaaaaaaaaaaaaaaaaaaaaaaaacaccacTAACTCCAATTCTCCCGGCAAATTTTTTCAGCTATTTGCAATTCTAAATCCAACATTTTGTTCAAACTACAATATACCAAAAATATAATCCAAAATTAGTACTTAGATAAAGTTTTGTTTTTCACAAATAAAGTTAGAACAACTTATCAAGCTCAGATCAGCTAAATTCTGAATTCAAACTTAACAAGAAAAACTCAACAATTAAGTTGAGAAAGTCCAACGAATTGGAAGTATCCAAACAGAACTACACTCATATAACACACACATTTTACAAACAAAATACAGAGAAATCGACAATTACAAGTAAAAGTACACTAACTGCATAAGAtccaataaaagaagaaaaaaggaaattttgaaaacaaattcattcaaaagctactcaaaaaaaaaaaaagaggaaaaaaatctAACTCCAATTCTTTACCTCAAAATTTTGGTCAAATTTGCAATTCTAACACTACATTTTGTTCAAATACAATCTAAATGGCtaaaattaattcctatataCACTTAAAACAGCTCAGATCAGCTAACTCCCCCAATTTATACTATCCAAAACCCATATGTGATATGACACACAAAATTTGCaaataaacaaaagaagaaaataacttACCAGTTACGACCGAGGACTTCGTCAGCGCGATAACCAGTAGAAATTTCGAACACAGTATTCACATATATGATAGGAAGATCAGGTTCTAAGGCATCAGAAACGATGATAGAAGACGGCGTCGTTACGGGGTAGAAAAATCCAACTGGCTGCTGTGAAGAAGGAACTTGTTCATTTTCC is drawn from Nicotiana tabacum cultivar K326 chromosome 9, ASM71507v2, whole genome shotgun sequence and contains these coding sequences:
- the LOC107783380 gene encoding adagio protein 3, producing MGMKKMEGGGKKLKCTRNDNNNMDQDDDEEEEEGENFYEVERENEQVPSSQQPVGFFYPVTTPSSIIVSDALEPDLPIIYVNTVFEISTGYRADEVLGRNCRFLQFRDPRAQRRHPLVDPVVVSEIRRCLEEGVEFQGELLNFRKDGTPLVNRLRLAPIHGDDGTVTHVIGIQIFSEAKIDLNTVSYPVFKETCQPQCDKSSKYSIKSGDLLQCQHREICGILQLSDEVLAHNILSRLTPRDVASIGSVCRRIRQLTKNEHVRKMVCQNAWGADVTGVLEHMTKRLAWGRLARELTTLEAVCWKKLTVGGAVEPSRCNFSACAAGNRLVLFGGEGVNMQPMDDTFVLNLDAANPEWRRVSVKSSPPGRWGHTLSCLNGSWLVVFGGCGRQGLLNDVFVLDLDAKQPTWKEVSGGTPPLPRSWHSSCTMEGSKLVVSGGCTDAGVLLSDTYLLDLTIDKPTWREIPTTWAPPSRLGHSLSAYGKTKILMFGGLAKSGHLRLRSGESYTIDLEDERPQWRQLECGAFTGVGSQNAVIPPPRLDHVAVTMPCGRIIIFGGSIAGLHSPSQLFLLDPSEEKPLWRTLNVPGQPPKFAWGHSTCVVGGTRVLVLGGHTGEEWILNELYELCLASKQDSDA